The following proteins come from a genomic window of Proteiniphilum propionicum:
- a CDS encoding tetratricopeptide repeat protein, with product MFVTCRQKSETGYPAQLERAIDLFFIENEYESVLKILDNPETVSLPENIRYVKTIFKAASLCETGNIDSAKVVLQEVCPEPLQQRDLYYYNCILGLIKFRSGHYQKAFQVAAGVLESNTYDLRAQALTERMMARIMTYYEQYDHAISMFYRSGEHYRESGLHKSAAVNLKFLASLYAQLGAFTDAVEKIKEAEITLKEYNDRDELFYLYVIGVKTYLSYNSIDTAKYYVKQAMETADFTQDKQMRASIFNHLGTIESFQGNYTAAIASFERVIQIGDDYFGAKRRQAEAYINLASVYNILNNHKKATDCAKHAIEIIDNDVLDNLKYDAYKELFSAFITTDPLKASNYLDSAQVNLEKYNRLSTTETINFIETQLELERAIRKIDILQSDKKRNRLLFYATFTLLLLVSFVFILFSNMRKRLSQALLLLVRKNLTHVNQIQKMDEIINQQHQIINKDSISQLSAEQKESLLFSDFKTWLEKDKKYLQPELDLNMAAREIGTNRSYLSRAINSRGLKFTEIINKYRILETIKIFKDENDQRSEYNLEKIASEVGFNTKSVFFDSFRKETGMTPHQFREYIRYVKFSDVDIIAYQESDSPEM from the coding sequence TTGTTTGTAACTTGTAGGCAAAAATCAGAAACCGGCTATCCTGCTCAATTAGAGAGAGCTATTGATCTTTTTTTTATTGAAAATGAATACGAAAGTGTATTGAAAATACTAGACAATCCTGAAACCGTATCACTACCTGAAAACATCCGTTATGTTAAAACTATCTTCAAGGCCGCATCTCTTTGTGAAACAGGTAATATCGACAGTGCAAAAGTTGTGTTACAAGAAGTCTGTCCAGAGCCATTACAACAGCGCGACCTCTACTATTACAACTGTATTCTGGGCTTAATTAAATTTCGATCCGGACATTACCAAAAAGCTTTCCAGGTAGCTGCAGGTGTTCTTGAAAGCAATACTTATGACCTCAGAGCTCAAGCTCTCACAGAGCGTATGATGGCAAGGATTATGACATACTATGAGCAATATGATCATGCAATTAGTATGTTTTATAGATCCGGTGAACATTATCGTGAATCAGGATTACACAAAAGTGCAGCCGTGAATCTAAAGTTTCTGGCAAGTCTTTACGCTCAATTAGGAGCTTTCACCGATGCGGTGGAAAAAATCAAAGAAGCTGAGATAACATTGAAAGAATATAACGATAGAGATGAACTTTTTTATCTCTACGTAATAGGTGTAAAAACATATTTGAGTTATAACAGTATAGATACAGCTAAATATTATGTAAAACAGGCTATGGAGACTGCAGATTTTACACAAGACAAGCAAATGCGGGCATCCATTTTCAATCATCTGGGAACCATTGAAAGTTTTCAGGGAAACTACACCGCTGCAATAGCATCCTTCGAGCGAGTGATTCAGATAGGTGATGATTACTTTGGTGCGAAAAGACGCCAGGCAGAAGCATATATTAACCTGGCTTCAGTTTACAATATTCTAAACAATCATAAAAAAGCGACCGACTGTGCTAAACATGCAATAGAAATCATTGACAACGATGTGCTCGACAACTTAAAATATGATGCCTACAAGGAACTTTTTAGTGCATTCATTACGACCGATCCATTAAAAGCAAGTAATTATCTGGATTCGGCACAAGTCAATCTGGAAAAATATAATCGTTTATCCACTACCGAAACAATAAATTTTATCGAAACGCAATTGGAACTGGAACGGGCAATCCGCAAGATAGACATACTCCAAAGCGATAAAAAAAGGAATCGTCTCTTGTTCTATGCCACGTTCACCTTATTATTATTGGTTAGTTTTGTTTTTATTCTGTTCTCCAATATGAGAAAACGATTGAGTCAAGCTTTGTTGTTGTTAGTGAGAAAAAATCTAACCCATGTGAATCAGATTCAAAAAATGGATGAAATCATCAACCAACAGCATCAAATAATCAATAAAGACAGCATTTCACAGCTATCAGCCGAACAGAAAGAGTCCTTGTTGTTCAGTGATTTCAAGACCTGGCTTGAGAAAGATAAAAAATATCTGCAACCTGAACTCGATTTAAACATGGCTGCAAGGGAGATAGGTACAAACCGTAGTTACCTCTCCAGAGCTATAAACTCCAGAGGATTAAAATTCACTGAGATTATCAATAAATACCGGATTTTGGAAACAATCAAGATTTTCAAAGATGAAAACGATCAAAGAAGTGAATATAATCTCGAAAAAATTGCATCTGAAGTAGGCTTTAATACCAAATCCGTATTTTTCGATTCATTCCGTAAAGAGACAGGAATGACACCTCATCAGTTTAGAGAATATATCCGTTATGTTAAATTTTCCGATGTTGATATTATCGCGTACCAAGAATCTGATTCACCTGAAATGTAA
- a CDS encoding IS30 family transposase, protein MKKYKQLTSEQRYAIYLGLQNGTSKSEIAKQIKVNISTVYRELSRNKNKTGGYSWRLAQEMAQERKERLPGNRSTSEWIKQKIIRLIRKDWSPKQISGYLAKYDQISISHETIYQWIRQDKKSGGNLYKHCRHKLKYRKRPVGSATNIPNRKSIRQRPKEADGSRFGDFEMDTIIGNGQKEIILTMTERNTNFIMMRKLPMGKDSKQVCKEVIAMLLPYKDKLKTITTDNGSEFAAHELITKKLKVPVYFTDPYSSWQKGAVENANKLIRQYIPKGATFKDYSDEKVKEIQHKLNRRPREKLDFSNPKIEFYKNYY, encoded by the coding sequence ATGAAAAAATACAAACAGTTAACTTCAGAACAAAGATATGCTATTTATTTAGGCTTACAAAACGGAACAAGCAAGTCTGAAATAGCCAAGCAGATAAAGGTAAATATTTCTACGGTTTATAGGGAATTAAGCCGTAACAAAAACAAAACTGGAGGCTACTCATGGCGTTTGGCACAAGAGATGGCCCAAGAGCGCAAAGAACGTTTACCGGGCAATAGATCGACATCGGAGTGGATTAAACAGAAAATAATCCGTCTCATTCGCAAAGATTGGTCGCCCAAACAAATCAGCGGATATCTCGCAAAATATGATCAAATATCGATCTCTCACGAGACTATTTATCAATGGATCAGGCAAGATAAGAAATCGGGAGGAAACCTTTACAAGCACTGCCGCCACAAGCTCAAATACAGAAAAAGACCCGTAGGTTCTGCCACTAACATACCCAACAGAAAAAGTATTCGCCAAAGGCCAAAAGAGGCCGACGGAAGCCGGTTTGGAGATTTTGAAATGGACACCATAATAGGAAACGGACAAAAGGAAATAATACTGACAATGACAGAAAGAAATACAAACTTTATAATGATGAGAAAACTGCCTATGGGCAAAGACTCTAAGCAGGTTTGCAAGGAAGTCATTGCTATGTTGCTGCCTTATAAGGACAAACTGAAAACCATTACAACAGATAACGGATCCGAGTTTGCAGCACACGAACTGATAACAAAAAAGTTGAAAGTACCGGTATATTTCACTGATCCTTATTCATCGTGGCAAAAAGGAGCTGTTGAAAATGCCAATAAATTAATCCGGCAATACATCCCAAAAGGAGCAACATTTAAAGATTATTCTGATGAGAAAGTAAAAGAAATACAGCATAAACTAAACAGAAGACCAAGAGAAAAATTAGACTTTAGCAATCCTAAAATAGAGTTTTACAAAAATTATTACTAA
- a CDS encoding 30S ribosomal protein S16, with product MATKLRLQRRGRKNHPFYQIIVADSRAPRDGKYIERIGSYNPNTNPATITLDFDRALYWLQTGAQPSDTVRNILSREGVLMKKHLLGGVAKGAFDEAEAEKRFNAWKNSKIEAAQTIKNKEEEKKRAEEKIRLDAEKEINKAKADALAKKRAEEDAANAPVAEESAEAVDTVAPNVKEVSAPAEEPKAEKLVKEDTLKSAEESKEAEQASDNKK from the coding sequence ATGGCAACAAAACTACGTTTACAGAGGAGAGGGCGCAAAAATCATCCCTTTTACCAGATTATTGTTGCAGATAGCAGAGCACCACGAGATGGAAAGTATATTGAGAGGATAGGTTCATACAATCCGAACACAAATCCTGCTACGATCACTTTAGATTTCGACAGAGCTTTGTATTGGCTGCAGACAGGCGCACAACCTTCAGATACTGTGCGAAACATTTTATCACGCGAAGGGGTATTAATGAAAAAACACCTATTGGGAGGTGTTGCAAAAGGAGCTTTTGACGAAGCAGAAGCAGAGAAAAGATTCAATGCATGGAAAAATTCTAAAATAGAAGCTGCTCAGACGATCAAAAATAAAGAAGAAGAGAAAAAACGTGCTGAAGAAAAAATCCGCCTTGATGCCGAAAAAGAGATAAACAAGGCTAAAGCTGATGCTTTAGCAAAGAAGAGAGCAGAAGAGGACGCTGCAAATGCTCCTGTAGCTGAGGAATCGGCAGAAGCAGTAGATACAGTCGCTCCTAATGTTAAAGAAGTGTCGGCTCCAGCAGAAGAACCCAAGGCTGAGAAACTTGTTAAAGAAGATACTCTCAAATCAGCTGAAGAGTCCAAGGAAGCTGAACAGGCTTCAGATAATAAGAAATAG
- a CDS encoding helix-turn-helix transcriptional regulator, whose translation MYTQKLEVRIEKKYQFKDNIVIDINEMPYPTAIFIPSVKEVILNNLAYKILGMEVSELFDLAAWRRINPYLEDEVKKINKDVIIDQKIHVVLFNGKHEIMNYSLKRIYDNKFGNICIIHFSKASEKYSVASISSLYSIKDEVAKLKPYLNRTGKMMHEATMRKYFREGNNLKLTLNDLVYYEKELRIIQKAYPSLSNREVILCGLLVNDMDSKDIASITNRTPDSVFVTIHRINKKLDLLNKKQLVDKLKELLNSTGKNQPVTT comes from the coding sequence ATGTACACACAAAAATTAGAAGTAAGGATTGAAAAAAAATATCAGTTCAAAGATAACATTGTGATCGATATCAATGAAATGCCTTATCCGACGGCAATCTTTATTCCTTCGGTTAAGGAGGTGATATTAAACAATCTTGCATATAAAATACTTGGGATGGAAGTGTCCGAATTGTTTGATCTGGCCGCATGGAGAAGGATAAACCCTTATTTGGAGGATGAGGTAAAAAAGATTAATAAAGACGTTATCATTGATCAGAAGATACACGTTGTATTATTTAATGGCAAGCATGAGATTATGAATTATTCGCTGAAACGGATTTATGATAACAAGTTTGGAAATATTTGCATTATCCATTTCTCCAAAGCTTCAGAAAAATACTCGGTGGCTTCAATATCGTCGCTCTATTCAATAAAGGATGAAGTGGCGAAATTGAAACCCTATCTTAACCGGACCGGGAAAATGATGCATGAGGCTACCATGAGAAAGTATTTTAGAGAGGGGAACAATCTGAAACTGACGTTGAACGATTTGGTTTATTATGAAAAAGAGTTGAGGATCATTCAAAAAGCATACCCTTCGCTGTCCAATCGTGAAGTAATTCTTTGCGGATTGCTTGTAAACGATATGGACAGCAAGGATATAGCCTCAATCACCAACAGGACACCTGATTCGGTGTTTGTAACTATTCATCGCATCAACAAGAAGCTTGATTTACTCAACAAAAAACAGTTGGTAGATAAGTTGAAAGAACTTTTGAATTCGACAGGTAAAAATCAGCCTGTTACCACTTAG
- a CDS encoding lipid-binding protein translates to MKKIIYLFGFIAFTLLAACENEVERISLPEPSFSATGQWEITAYIDTVSVFGPFRVITFKDNSSNNDSITIQDSEMKFWNFSVKALLNEKDGTFQTRQSNCEQCEEGIGIKIANGKIVTPDSISFEIQFEDDITPYCNTYILKGHRTIN, encoded by the coding sequence ATGAAAAAAATAATATATTTATTTGGATTTATTGCTTTCACTCTACTAGCAGCATGCGAAAACGAAGTGGAAAGGATATCACTCCCCGAGCCTTCATTTTCAGCTACAGGTCAATGGGAAATAACTGCATACATCGATACCGTATCAGTATTTGGCCCCTTCAGGGTAATAACTTTTAAGGATAACTCATCAAATAACGACTCCATCACCATTCAGGATTCTGAAATGAAGTTCTGGAATTTTAGTGTAAAGGCTTTGTTGAATGAGAAAGATGGTACCTTTCAGACGAGACAATCAAACTGCGAACAGTGCGAAGAAGGAATAGGAATTAAGATTGCTAACGGAAAAATTGTCACTCCCGACAGTATCAGTTTTGAAATACAGTTTGAAGACGATATAACACCATACTGCAATACCTATATTCTTAAGGGCCACAGAACTATTAATTAG
- a CDS encoding right-handed parallel beta-helix repeat-containing protein, giving the protein MKLNSTLCHIIFAMICIAFPLHNSYGQGSRYTGNYTKSAPIKYIGKSNFVIEGLEISSASEICIALYNCENVTIRNCKLGPSPLKRGIYLWMCKNVTIIDNTFENVQSGMLASTSQEIKFEYNDLTNILGKLKGSDEFGVMAQFIQVSGAGSSISYNVCENFPGDSSPEDLININQSNGTAESPIVVRGNWIRGGGPSGSGGGINLGDIGGSYQIAEDNVLVNPGQYGIAISGGNNMTLRNNKVYGTRNYFTNVGMTMCNWYGNLGASYNITAANNSINYTNKDGYVNNWWIATNMEPVSGKETNRYDSSINESILPDKIIGRAISSTTPTDPNPGGGTVVIPDDKTGGTGETGGTDQTGGTDQTGGTGETAQTGETEQLGFQLPDIINHPSIIIYLDSFNRICINITGRILKTATATVYDNTGNVAYQKKINRFHNVLPYRPTTGKYYILVRNGEKANLKTIYIK; this is encoded by the coding sequence ATGAAACTAAACTCCACTCTCTGTCATATCATCTTTGCTATGATATGCATTGCCTTTCCATTGCACAATTCTTATGGGCAAGGATCCCGTTATACCGGGAATTACACCAAATCGGCGCCGATAAAATATATCGGCAAAAGTAATTTCGTAATTGAAGGATTGGAAATTTCGAGCGCCAGCGAAATCTGCATTGCCTTATATAATTGCGAAAATGTAACTATCAGAAATTGCAAGCTGGGGCCAAGCCCGCTGAAAAGAGGCATCTATTTATGGATGTGCAAAAATGTGACCATCATCGATAATACGTTTGAAAACGTGCAGTCGGGAATGCTGGCATCTACCTCTCAGGAAATTAAATTTGAGTACAACGATCTTACAAACATACTTGGAAAATTAAAGGGTTCCGATGAGTTTGGAGTGATGGCTCAATTTATTCAGGTATCGGGTGCGGGCAGCAGCATTAGTTACAATGTGTGCGAGAACTTTCCCGGGGACAGTTCTCCCGAAGACCTCATCAACATAAACCAGTCGAACGGCACTGCCGAAAGCCCTATTGTGGTCAGAGGAAACTGGATTAGAGGCGGAGGCCCTTCAGGTTCGGGTGGAGGAATCAATCTTGGTGACATTGGCGGCTCTTATCAGATTGCCGAAGATAATGTATTGGTAAACCCTGGGCAGTACGGAATTGCTATTTCAGGAGGCAACAATATGACCCTGAGAAACAATAAAGTGTATGGTACACGAAATTACTTTACCAATGTGGGAATGACTATGTGTAATTGGTACGGGAATTTAGGAGCATCATATAATATCACAGCTGCAAACAACAGCATCAATTACACTAATAAGGATGGTTATGTGAATAACTGGTGGATTGCGACAAACATGGAACCAGTTTCCGGCAAAGAGACCAACAGGTATGATTCAAGCATAAATGAATCAATTCTACCCGATAAAATCATCGGAAGAGCCATATCATCAACCACTCCTACAGATCCGAATCCAGGGGGAGGAACAGTAGTTATTCCTGATGATAAAACCGGGGGAACCGGAGAAACTGGCGGAACTGACCAAACCGGCGGAACTGACCAAACTGGCGGAACCGGAGAAACTGCTCAGACTGGAGAAACAGAACAACTGGGTTTTCAGCTGCCTGATATAATAAACCATCCCTCTATAATAATCTATCTTGACAGTTTTAACCGGATTTGTATCAATATTACAGGACGAATATTAAAGACTGCAACAGCTACTGTTTATGACAACACTGGTAATGTTGCCTATCAAAAAAAGATAAACCGTTTTCATAACGTGCTCCCATACAGGCCCACTACAGGAAAATATTATATACTTGTAAGGAATGGCGAAAAAGCGAACTTAAAAACAATATACATTAAATAA
- a CDS encoding A1S_2505 family phage non-structural protein has protein sequence MNNLLFNKRTTPGYISDLKENEIFVYGSNLEGNHRGGAALTAYKKFGAVWGKGTGLQGQSYGIPTMHGGTEEIKPYVEEFIDFAIANPELTFLVTRVGCGIAGFRDSEIAPLFSRAADISNIMLPESFWNVLLHR, from the coding sequence ATGAATAATTTACTGTTTAACAAAAGAACTACACCGGGATACATTTCCGATTTGAAGGAAAATGAGATATTTGTATATGGCAGCAATTTAGAAGGGAATCACCGTGGGGGGGCTGCCTTGACTGCCTATAAGAAGTTTGGCGCTGTCTGGGGAAAAGGTACTGGATTACAGGGACAATCATACGGAATACCTACTATGCACGGTGGTACTGAAGAGATAAAGCCCTATGTTGAAGAGTTTATCGATTTCGCTATTGCAAATCCCGAACTTACTTTTCTTGTGACACGTGTAGGCTGCGGCATTGCAGGTTTCCGTGATTCAGAAATCGCGCCTCTTTTTTCCCGTGCCGCAGATATATCCAATATAATGCTTCCGGAAAGCTTCTGGAATGTGCTTCTGCACAGATAA
- a CDS encoding methylated-DNA--[protein]-cysteine S-methyltransferase — protein sequence MSQQDRNNNILYITVMSPHEENRIKIKYNIYYSLYGKVLIASTNTGICYIAFGNEKNMEYELKKRYSAAIHIKESEKVHDTALSLIDGKVADDFLPLHIKGTSFQLRVWEELLNIPYGETTTYKIIAENTGNPKAFRAVGSAVKENPISYIIPCHRVISSDKSLGGYHWGLGIKEMMLKNESAI from the coding sequence ATGAGCCAACAAGATAGAAATAATAATATTCTGTATATTACCGTAATGTCACCACATGAGGAAAACAGAATTAAAATAAAGTATAATATTTATTATTCGTTGTACGGTAAAGTTCTTATTGCTTCTACCAATACCGGTATCTGTTATATAGCCTTTGGCAACGAGAAAAATATGGAGTACGAACTAAAAAAAAGATACTCCGCAGCCATTCACATAAAAGAGAGCGAGAAAGTACACGATACAGCTCTTTCCCTTATTGACGGTAAAGTTGCCGACGACTTCCTTCCCCTACATATAAAAGGAACCAGTTTTCAGCTGAGAGTATGGGAAGAGCTGCTTAATATCCCATACGGGGAAACAACTACCTACAAAATTATCGCGGAAAATACAGGTAACCCCAAGGCTTTTCGGGCTGTTGGCTCTGCAGTGAAAGAGAATCCTATTTCATACATTATCCCATGTCACCGGGTAATAAGTTCAGACAAAAGCCTGGGTGGATATCACTGGGGTTTAGGCATAAAAGAGATGATGTTGAAAAACGAATCAGCAATATAA
- a CDS encoding FAD:protein FMN transferase: MRVQYINTLSLVLVSLVLSCNSVNKKENYTYHHDQGEIFTTGYNIKYSYSHSLKEEIVAELHKFDMSLNPFKDSSIISKVNRNEQVKPDSFFLNVFLKSEEVSRNTGGKFDITVSPLINAWGFGFKNIDSVTPEIIDSLKSFVGYEKISIDSDGYILKSDPRVQINASAIAKGYACDVIADLLESYGIDNYMVEIGGEITAKGVNEKGECWRIGVDKPIDDFTGIQHDLQVILSLCNKSMATSGNYRNYYIKDGKKYAHTIDPQTGYPSQLDILGATVIADDCMTADAYATAFMAMGMERSIEVASKLPGLYYYFIYEKQDSTFGIKYSDGFEQFLSN; encoded by the coding sequence ATGAGAGTTCAATATATAAATACACTTTCTTTGGTTTTAGTTTCACTGGTCCTGTCATGTAATTCAGTGAATAAAAAAGAGAATTATACATATCATCATGATCAAGGAGAGATCTTCACAACCGGCTATAATATAAAATATTCATACAGCCATTCACTTAAAGAGGAGATTGTGGCCGAACTCCACAAGTTCGATATGTCATTAAATCCTTTTAAAGATAGCTCAATAATATCAAAAGTAAATCGTAATGAGCAGGTGAAACCCGACTCTTTTTTCTTGAACGTATTCCTGAAATCGGAAGAGGTTTCACGAAATACCGGAGGAAAATTTGATATCACCGTATCACCGCTTATCAATGCATGGGGTTTCGGATTTAAGAATATCGACAGTGTAACACCTGAAATTATCGACAGCCTCAAAAGCTTTGTAGGTTACGAAAAAATAAGCATAGACAGTGATGGATACATTTTGAAAAGCGATCCCAGAGTACAGATAAATGCATCTGCCATTGCCAAAGGATATGCATGTGATGTGATAGCAGACCTACTGGAGAGTTACGGAATTGATAACTACATGGTTGAGATTGGCGGAGAGATTACTGCAAAAGGAGTGAACGAGAAGGGTGAGTGCTGGCGAATTGGAGTGGATAAGCCAATTGACGATTTTACAGGTATTCAGCACGACCTGCAGGTAATTCTGTCACTATGCAACAAATCAATGGCAACATCGGGCAATTACCGTAATTACTATATAAAAGATGGGAAAAAATATGCACACACCATAGATCCACAAACGGGATATCCCTCACAACTGGATATTCTTGGGGCTACAGTTATTGCCGATGACTGCATGACTGCCGATGCATATGCGACAGCCTTCATGGCAATGGGAATGGAGAGATCGATTGAAGTAGCCAGTAAACTTCCCGGGCTGTACTACTATTTCATTTACGAAAAGCAGGACAGCACCTTCGGCATAAAATATTCCGATGGTTTTGAACAGTTTTTATCCAATTAA
- a CDS encoding glycosyltransferase family 2 protein — protein sequence MDISVVIPLFNEEDSLQELHDWIKRVMQENGFSYEIIFVDDGSTDGSWEIIKKLKNGSNMVKAIKFRRNYGKSPALHCAFQKAEGDVIITMDADLQDSPDEIPELYRMIREDGYDLVSGWKKKRYDDKLTKNLPSKLFNATARKVSGIKLHDFNCGLKAYSKSLAKSIEVYNDMHRYIPVLAKNAGYTKIGEMAVHHQARKYGRSKFGADRFVNGYLDLMTLWFLNRFGKKPMHFFGLWGSVMFFIGFIATILVGSMKLYDMHHGNPYRLVTESPYFYISLTMMILGTLLFLAGFLGELISRNSPERNYYRIEEEF from the coding sequence ATGGATATATCAGTTGTAATACCGTTATTTAACGAAGAAGACTCGCTTCAAGAGCTGCACGACTGGATAAAACGTGTTATGCAGGAGAATGGTTTTTCATACGAAATTATTTTTGTAGACGATGGAAGCACTGATGGCTCCTGGGAGATCATAAAAAAGCTGAAGAACGGCTCCAATATGGTAAAAGCAATAAAGTTTAGACGGAATTATGGCAAATCGCCAGCACTGCATTGTGCTTTTCAAAAAGCAGAAGGCGATGTTATCATCACAATGGATGCCGATCTTCAGGATAGTCCAGATGAAATACCGGAGCTTTACCGTATGATCAGGGAAGATGGCTACGATCTGGTTTCAGGATGGAAAAAAAAGAGGTACGACGATAAACTGACAAAGAACCTGCCGTCCAAATTGTTTAACGCAACAGCCAGAAAAGTGTCAGGAATAAAACTTCACGATTTTAATTGCGGATTAAAAGCTTATAGCAAATCACTGGCAAAAAGCATAGAGGTGTATAACGATATGCATCGCTATATCCCGGTACTGGCCAAGAATGCAGGATATACTAAAATCGGTGAAATGGCAGTACACCACCAGGCACGTAAATATGGAAGGAGTAAATTCGGTGCCGACAGGTTCGTTAATGGTTACCTCGACCTAATGACTTTATGGTTCCTTAACAGGTTCGGGAAAAAGCCAATGCACTTCTTCGGGTTGTGGGGAAGCGTGATGTTCTTTATCGGTTTCATCGCAACCATTCTCGTAGGTTCAATGAAACTGTACGACATGCACCATGGGAACCCTTACCGCCTGGTTACCGAGTCGCCATATTTCTATATCTCTCTAACAATGATGATACTGGGAACGCTTCTCTTTCTGGCGGGATTTTTGGGTGAGCTAATTTCAAGGAATTCGCCCGAAAGGAACTATTACCGGATTGAAGAAGAATTTTAA
- a CDS encoding DUF4199 domain-containing protein, with amino-acid sequence MEENRNQLLNYTTYAGIYLGLFWVFKYLFVIAGNSYRIFNTIGSILSFGTPLLLFYFLVKYNTCLMQNKMSFWHGVQFSILLFFFASILESLVVFIHVKWIEPAYISNLYEKMIEMAQTINIGKSFASRLAEQPLPSIFSYIISNVILADVFLGFILSLIVVPTAMRLKKL; translated from the coding sequence ATGGAAGAGAACAGAAATCAATTGTTGAATTATACTACGTATGCAGGTATTTACCTTGGGTTATTCTGGGTTTTTAAATACCTGTTTGTAATTGCAGGGAATAGCTATCGGATATTCAACACAATTGGTTCGATACTGAGTTTTGGCACTCCCCTGTTGCTGTTTTATTTTCTTGTAAAATACAATACTTGTTTAATGCAGAACAAAATGAGTTTCTGGCATGGGGTTCAATTTTCAATATTGTTGTTTTTTTTCGCCTCCATACTCGAATCTCTTGTAGTGTTCATTCATGTTAAATGGATCGAACCTGCTTATATATCGAATCTTTATGAGAAAATGATAGAGATGGCTCAGACAATAAATATAGGTAAATCCTTCGCATCACGCCTGGCAGAGCAACCCCTCCCATCAATATTTTCTTATATCATAAGCAATGTAATCCTGGCGGATGTTTTCCTGGGTTTCATTCTCTCTCTTATTGTAGTTCCCACGGCGATGCGTTTAAAAAAACTGTAA
- a CDS encoding helix-turn-helix transcriptional regulator: MESPKLEIGRSGLFQSDGKILIDIDDIPYPTAVYFIDNDEVALNKCAYEILGMKDDAVFDLNSWRKINPYVEDILKKITPGIVTDQKIHVILFDGKHEIMNYSFSCFSNPLIGKITIIHFSKASEKYSVASLSSLYSIREELTKLKPYLNRPGKIIHDEIMTKYFREGNQKLTLDDLVYYEKELRIIQRTYPSLSHREVILCGLLVNDVDTKDIAVITNRSLVSVFVTIHRINKKLGILNKKELILMLKNLVRKKEKQHKITIAGF, encoded by the coding sequence ATGGAATCCCCAAAATTGGAGATAGGGAGGAGTGGATTGTTTCAATCAGATGGGAAAATTTTGATTGATATAGATGATATACCTTATCCCACAGCTGTTTATTTTATTGATAATGATGAGGTTGCTTTGAATAAGTGTGCATATGAAATTCTTGGAATGAAGGATGACGCAGTTTTTGACCTTAATTCGTGGAGAAAAATTAATCCATACGTTGAAGATATTCTAAAAAAAATAACCCCCGGAATTGTAACAGACCAAAAAATTCATGTAATACTTTTTGATGGAAAACATGAAATTATGAACTACTCATTCTCTTGTTTTTCAAATCCTTTAATAGGTAAAATTACTATTATTCATTTTTCAAAAGCTTCTGAAAAATATTCCGTTGCCTCATTATCTTCTTTATATTCTATAAGGGAGGAATTGACAAAGTTAAAACCTTATCTGAACAGGCCCGGTAAAATAATACATGATGAAATAATGACAAAGTATTTCAGAGAGGGGAATCAAAAACTCACATTAGATGATTTAGTATATTATGAGAAGGAGCTTCGCATTATCCAGAGAACATATCCATCTTTATCACATCGTGAAGTAATTTTGTGCGGATTACTTGTAAATGATGTTGACACAAAGGATATAGCGGTTATTACCAACAGGTCGTTGGTCTCTGTATTTGTTACAATCCATCGCATCAACAAAAAACTGGGAATATTAAATAAGAAAGAATTGATTCTTATGCTGAAAAATCTTGTAAGAAAGAAGGAAAAACAACATAAAATAACTATAGCCGGCTTCTGA